The genomic segment CGCAGACCACCGCGGGGTCCGCGGCAACGTCGTCTTCCTCGTCGGTGGGCTCGCCGTCGGTGGGCTCACCATCGGTCGGCTCGCCGTCGGTCGGTTCGGGCGAGCCCTCGCCCGCGCCGTCATCCTCGTCGGCAGGGTCGTCCTCGCCCCCGCCCAGGTCGTCTTCGTCCTCCTCGGCGACCTGCTCGGTCGGCTCTTCCGTCTCCTGTGCCCACGCACCAGCCGGCGCCACCGCGGCGACGGCGAGCGCGCCCGCCATGGCGGCGGCGACCAGGGTGCCGTTCCTACGGCACCGCGCAACGAACTGCATGATCTCGTCCCCCTCGACGACGCGTCCCCGTTAGCCCCTGCGGCCGGATCGCGGGCGCGGACGATACGCGGTGCCCACCTCGGACAGGTGCACCTGGCCGCCGCTGAGCGTTCAGCGCATCTTCAAGGGTGGAGCGGCGGGTTTCGCTGGAGTCGACGCTCCGCCGGCCGGCCTTGCACGGCGAGCTGGCTCAGGCGTCCGCCACCAGGCGGAAGCGGTGCTCGGGCCGACCGGTCGTGCCGTAGCGCATGCGACGCTCGACCTGTCCCGTCTCCACCAGGTGCTCCAGGTAGCGACGCGCGGTGGCGCGGCTGACGCCGCTCTCGGCGGCGATCTCGGACGCCGATGCGGCGCCGTCGAGGTCGCGCAACGCCGTCACCACCAGCTCGAGGGTCGGGCCCGCCACGCCCTTGGGCGGGTCGGGAGGCACCGGCCGCAGGGCGCCGAGCAGCCGGTCGACGGTCGCCTGGTCGGCCTGGGCCGTCACCGGCAGCTGGGCACGCCAGTCGCGGTACTGGGCCAGCTTGTCGCGGAAGGTCGCGAAGGTGAAGGGCTTGACGAGGTAGTGCAACGCACCGCCACGGATCGCGATCCGCACGGTCTGCACGTCGCGGGCCGCGGTCACGAAGAACAGGTCCGGCTGCGGTTCGGGCAGCGTGCGGATGGCCTTCGCCACCTCCAGCCCGGACCGGTCGGGGAGGTAGACGTCCAGCAGGACCAGGTCGGGCCGCAGCTGCTGGACCTGTTCGATCGCGGCGGCGCCGGTCAGCGCACTGCCGACGGCCTCGAAGCCCGCGAGCTTGTCCACGTACTCGACGTGCAGGCGTGCGACCCGGAAGTCGTCGTCCACCACCAGCGTCCGGATCACGGCGAGGTCCCCTCCGTGCAGGACCCGCCGCGGCCGGACACGCCCGCCGCCGCGGCCGTCGCGGCGGCCGTCCCGGTGGCCGTCAGCGCCGCCACCGGCAGGCTCACGGTGAACACCGCGCCGCCGGCGTTGCGCACCGCGAGCTCCCCGCCGAGGCGCGCGACGACCTGCCGCACGAGCGCGAGACCGATGCCGCGACCGTCCCGGCCGGCGGCCTTGGTCGAGTACCCGCGGTCGAAGACGCGCTCCAGGTCCTCGGCGCGCACCCCCGGCCCGTGGTCGGCGACGACCACCTCCAGTTCGGCCCCGCGCTCGCGCACGGTCACCTCGACCCGCCGGTCGGCGACGGCCGCCTCCACGCACGCGTCGATCGCGTTGTCGATCAGGTTGCCGGTGACGGTCAGCAGCGGCTTGGGATCGGCCAGCTCGCAGCCGAGGTGGCTGTCCGCTGTCAACACCAACTCGACATCGCGTTCGGCAGCGATCGCCGTCTTCGCCAGTAGCAGCGCGACCAGGCTCGGGTCGTGGAGCCGGCCGGCCAGCCGGTCGGACAGCTGCTGGTGGCCGACGGCGGTCGCCGTCAGCAGCGTCAACGCCTCCTCGTGGTGGCCGAGCTCGATCAGCCCCGCGACCGTGTGCACGTGGTTGTCGAACTCGTGGGCCTGGGCCCGCAGCGCATCGGCGACGTCGCGGACCCCGTCGAGCTCGCGCGACAACTCCACCAGCTCCGTGCGGTCGCGCAGCGTGACGACCGTGCCGACCGACTCGCCGCGGACGCTGACCGGCATGCGGCTGGCCACCAGCACCTGCGCCCCGGCGAAGACGGCGACGTCGTCGGCCCGGTCGCGGCCGGTCAGCAGGTCCCGCAACGGTCCGGGAACCAACAGCGCCTCGGGACGCTCGCCGACCGGGTCGTCGTGGAGCTGCAGCAGCCGGCGGGCCTCGTCGTTCACGACGGCGACGCGACCGTCCGGATCGAGCCCGACGAACCCCTCCCGGATGCCGTGCAGCATGGCCTCGCGGTGCTCCAGCAGGCTCGCGATCTCGCGTGGCTCGAGCCCGAAGGTCAGCCGCTTGAAGCGCCTGGCTAGCAGCAGCGAGCCAGCGATCCCCAGGGCCAGCGCCGGCGCCACGAAGAGCAGCGCCGTGGGCAGCTGCTCGACGACGAAGTCCGCGACGACGTGCTCCATCAGGATGCCGACCGACACGATCCCGACCACCTCGCCGTCCGCGACGATCGGCGACTTGCCCCGCACGGAATGGCCCAGCGTGCCGGTCTCCACCTCGACGACGCGACGGCCGGAGAGCGCCGGCCCGGGATCGGTCGACACCCGCTCCCCCAGCCGTTCCGGGTCCGGGTGCGAGAAGCGCAGACCCTGCGCATCGGTGATGACCACGAACGACATGCCCGACGCCTGCCGCACGGCCTCGCCCAGCGGCTGCAGCGTCGAGGTGTCCCGCGCCAGCACCCCCTCGGCGACCGACGGCAGGGCGGCCACGGCGTCGGCGATGGCCAGGGCCCGCTCGCCGTAGTCGGTCTGCAGCTGTGCCCGGGTCACGTGGAACCAGGCGACGGCGCCGACCAGCAGCGTGAGGAGCAGCACGCTGATCTGCAGCAGCAACAGCTGGCCGGACAACGGCAGGTGCCGGCGCACGGTTCCTCCCATCGAGCTGGTCGGCTCGTGTCTCCCCGTGAGCGTCAACGCTAGCGCCGACCGGCCACACCACGGCCTGCACAAAACGAGCAGAACGCGCAGTAGGAAACCAACGACCGCAGTGACCGCATGTCTCGACGTGCCCGCCCGGGCGCCCTTGGGTGACGCCAGCGCGACCAGAGGGTCGCCGCGTCGAACATGGGAGAGATTCGACATGCACAGCTTCTTCACGCGTGCCCGCCCGCTGGCGGCGGTCGCGGCGCTGGCCCTGGCGGCCGCGGCCTGCGGCGCCGACGCGGAGCAGGCCGCCGCCGGCGACCAGGCCGGTGACGATGCCGCGGCAGCCGACTGGGCCCCCTCGGAGCCGATCGACTACATCGCCCCGGCCGGATCCGGCGGGGGGTGGGACACCCTCGCCCGCACGACCGGCCGCGTCCTGGAGGCGTCGGACCTCACCGACGTCGCGTTCCCGGTGCAGAACGTCGAGGGCGGCGGTGGCGCCGTCGGGTGGGCCAACGTGGCCCGCAAGGCCGGCGACGACCACACCCTGTTCGTGACCAGCCCGCCCATCATCCTCGTGCCCCTGGCCGGCGAGTCCGGCCACGACCACACCGACTTCACGCCGATCGCACGCCTGATCACGGACTACATGGTCTTCCTCGTGCCGGCCGACTCGGACCTCGACAGCATCGGGGAGCTGTTCGACCGTGCGGCCACCGAGGGCGACTCGTTCGCGATCGCCGGTGGTTCCGCGCCGGGCTCCATGGACCACATCGCGCTCGCCGGTGCGGTCGACGCCGCGGGCCACGATGCCCGCGCCATCAACTACGTGCCCTTCTCCGGGGGCGGTGAGGCGATGACGGCGGCCCTCGGCGGCCACGTCGACGCCGTCGTGACCGGTGCCGGCGAGGCGCTGGCGCAGATCGAGGCCGGCACGCTGCGGGCGCTGGCAACCTCGGCGCCCGCCGGCGAGTCCCCCCTCGACGGCGTGCCCAGCCTCGCCGAGGAGGGCATCGACCACGGCTTCGACATCTGGCGCGGTGTGATGGGCCCGCCCGACATGGACCCGTCCGCGGTCGCCTACTACGAGCAGTTGTTCGCCGACATGCTCGAGCTCGACGAGTGGGCCGAGCAGCGCGACGGCCTCGGCTGGATCGACGCCTACCAGGACGGCGCCGAGTTCGGGGCCTTCCTCGACGAGCAGCGCGCCCAGTTCGAGACCATCCTCGACGACCTCGGCCTGTTGGGCTGAGACGCCGCCGGCGCGGGTGACCGGGAGCCTCCGGCGTTCCGTCACCCGCCCCGTGCGGTGGCTCGAAAGCGCTGCTGCCATGGACACCTTCCGCGTCACCGACCGCACCATCGGCCTCGTGGTCGGGGTGCTCGCCACCGTCTACCTCGTCGCTGCCTGGCGGATCACCGCGTTCTCGCTCGGCAACGTCCCGGTCCAGTCGCGCGCCTTCCCGCTGGGTCTGGGCTTGGCGCTGCTGACCATGTCGCTCGTGCTCGTCACGCGGCCTTCCGCGGCCACGGCCGCCGACGACGACGAGGACGGCGACGTGCCGGCCACGACGCCCGCCGAGGCGCGTCCCATCCCCCACCGCACCGACGACGACCGCGTCGAGGTGGCCGTGCTGCTGCTCGGCGCCGTCGCCTACGTCGTCGCGTTCGTGCCCCTGGGCTTCGTCGTGTCCACGATCCTCTACGTCGTCGCGATGGCCTGGTGGTTCTCGCAGGCGCGCCTGTGGGTCGCCTTCGTCGTGGCGAGCGTCCTGGCCGTCGGTGGCCAGTTCGCGTTCGCCGAGCTGCTGCGTGTGCGGCTGCCCGGCGGGCTGCTCGCACCGCTCGGGTTCTAGGAGGCGGCCGTGACAGCGCTGCAGAACCTCGCCTTCGGCCTCTCGGTCGTCTTCGAGCCCGGCAACCTGCTGCTCGTGCTGCTCGGCGTGCTCGCCGGCACGATCATCGGCATGCTGCCCGGCCTCGGGCCGATCACCGCGATCGCGCTGCTGATCCCCACCACGTTCGGCATGGAGCCGGCGTCCGCGCTGATCCTCCTCGCCGGGGTCTACTACGGCGCCGTGTTCGGCGGCTCCACGTCGTCGATCCTGCTCAACGCGCCCGGCATCTCCGGCACCGTGGCCACCAGCTTCGACGGCTACCCGATGGCCCGGGCGGGCAAGGCCGGCAAGGCGCTCGCGATTGCCGCGATCGCCTCCTTCGTCGGCGGCACGTTCGCGCTGCTGTGCCTGGCGCTGATCGCCCCGCTGCTCGGTGCCGTCGCCGTCTCGTTCGGACCGGCCGAGTACTTCGCCCTGATGGTGCTCGGGCTGACGGCCGTCACCTCGCTGTCGGAGGGGCGGCTGACGAAGGGACTGATGGCGGCCACCTTCGGGGTGATGGTGTCGATCGTGGGGATCGACCAGCAGACCGGCACGCTGCGCTACACGTTCGGTCGCCCCGAGCTCTACGAGGGCGTCGACTTCCTCGTCGTCGTACTGGGCGTGTTCGCGCTCGCCGAGGTGCTGCGGCTGGCTCTGCAGCGCGGCGAGAACCGTCAGCAGTCGGTGGGGTCGCTGCGGCTCGGCCGCGCCGAGCTGCGCGAGATCGCGCCTGCCACCGGCCGCGGCTCTGTCGTCGGCTTCTTCACCGGCGTCCTGCCCGGCGCCGGCGCGACGGTCGGCTCGTTCCTCGGCTACGGGCTCGAGAAGCGCATCGCGAAGGACCGGCGCAGCTTCGGGCGCGGCAACCCGCGCGGTCTGGCCGCGCCGGAGGCCGCCAACAACGCGGCCGCCGTCGGCTCGTTCGTGCCGCTGCTGACGCTTGGGGTGCCCGGGTCGGGCACCACCGCGGTCCTGCTCGGTGCGTTGCTGGTCGTCGGGATCCAGCCCGGACCGATGATGTTCGCCGAGCGGCCCGAGGTGTTCTGGGGCGTCATCGCCAGCATGTACGTCGGCAACATCGTGCTGCTGATCCTGAACCTGCCGCTGATCCCGCTGCTCGCCCGCATCCTGCGCACCCCGCGGCCCTTGCTGCTGCCGCTGATCGTCGTGTTCTGCGTGATCGGGGTCTACGCCGTCAGCTTCAGCACCTTCGACCTGTGGCTGCTGCTGCTCTTCGGGATCATCGGCTTCCTCATGCGGGCCAACGGGTTCCCGGCCGCGCCGCTGATCCTGGGACTGATCCTCGGCGACATCATGGAGGTCTCCATGCGCCGGGCCCTGCAGATCTCCAGTGGCGACTGGAGCGTGTTCCTCACCAAACCGATCTCCGCCTCGCTGTTGGCGCTCGCGACGGTCAGCCTGGTCGTCCCGCCCCTGCTCGCGCGGCGCGCGGCCCGGCGGGCGACCCGCCACCCTGTCGAGACGGATCGAGAGCCCGTCCCCTGACGCCCGAGGTCGCCGTGCACCTGCTGACCACGATCCTGGCCGCCGTCGCCGGCGCCGCCGCCTTCGAAGCGCTCAAGGTCCCCGCCGGGGCGCTCGTCGGTTCCATGGCAGCCGTGGCGGTCGTCAACCTGACCGGCTTCGAGGTGGCCCACCTGCCCGGCTGGGCGCGCTTCGCGGCGTTCACCGCCATCGGCTGGATCATCGGTCAGGGGCTCGATCGGCAGGTGCTGGCGTCCCTGGGCGAGCGGGTGGGCGTCATCGTCGCCTGCGTCGTCGCGCTGCTGGCGGTCGGCGGCCTGCTGACCTGGCTGCTGGTGCACTTCGGCATCGTCGATCCGGCGACCGCCTTCCTGGCCACGTCGCCCGGCGGGTTGTCGCAGATGGCGGCGCTCAGCGCCGCGGTCGACGCCGACGCCGCGCTGGTCACGACCCTGCACGTGGTGCGCGTCGTGGTCGTGGTGGTCGCCGCCCCGTGGGTGGTGCGCCTCCTGCAACCCGGCTGAGCAGCCGCCGCGGTCGGGGGGCAACGAGCGAGCGCAGCGAGCGAGAAAGGGGACCCGACCCAATCCCGAGCCGGTCGGGGGGCAACGAGCGAGCGCAGCGAGCGAGAAAGGGGACCCGACCCAATCCCGAGCCGGTCGGGGGGCAACGAGCGAGCGCAGCGAGCGAGAAAGGGGACCCGACCCAGCATTCAGAGCCAGATGGGGGACCCAGTCGAGGCCGACTGGGGGGCAACGAGCGAGCGCAGCGAGCGAGATGGGAGACCCAGTCAGGGAATGTCGCAGCCGGTCCGTAGAGTGGCGCCATGCGCATCCTCCACACCAGTGACTGGCACGTCGGTCGTACCGTGCGCGGCCGCAGTCGTGCCGACGAACACCGCGCCGTTCTGGCGGAGATCGCCGGTATCGCTCACGAGCGCGAGGTCGACCTGATCCTGGTCGCGGGCGACCAGTTCGACACCGCGGCCCCGTCCGCGGAGTCGGAGGCGATCGTCTACCGCGCGCTGCTCGACCTCGCCGCCACCGGCGCGCACGTCGTGGTGCTGGCCGGCAACCACGACAACCCGCGCCGGTGGGCGGCGGTGCGCCCGCTGCTGGAGCTGGGCAACGTCCACCTCGCGGACCGGATCGTGCGGCCGGACCAGGGCGGGGTGCTGGATCTGCCCACGCCGTCGGGCGAGGTGGCGCGGGTGGCGCTGATCCCGTTCCTGTCGCAGCGCTCGATCGTGACCGGTGATCAGCTGATGGCGCACGACGCGGCGCAGCAGGCCAGCACCTACGCCGACCGGGCGCGACGCATCATCGCGGCGCTGACGGCCGACTTCGGCTCCGGGGACACGGTCGATGTCGTGGTCGGACACCTCACGGTCGCGTCGGGCGAGCCGGTGCTCGGTGGCGGCGAGCGGCAGGCACACACCATCTTCGACTACGTCGTGCCGCCGCAGGCGTTCCCCTCCACCGCTCACTACGTGGCGCTCGGGCATCTGCACCTGCCCCACCGCATCCCCGGCCCGGCACCGACCTGGTACTGCGGGTCGCCACTGCACCTCGACTTCGGCGAGGCCGACCGCGGCGCGAAGCAGGTGCTGCTGGTCGAGGCAGCCCCGGACACGCCCGCGAAGGTGGAGGGCATCGACCTCACCGCCGGCCGGCGGATGCGCACCGTGCGCGGCAGCGTCGACCAGGTCCTCGCGCGCGGCCGCGACCTCGACGACGACTACGTGCGTGTGCTGCTGGAGGAGGCGCCACGGCCGGGGCTCGCCGACGAGGTCCGCGACGCCCTCCCGCAGGCGGTGGACGTCAGCGTCGTGCGTCCCGTCGACGACGACGCGGCGACGTCCGCGGACGACGTCCCGTTCGACGCGGACGCGCTGCGCCAGTCGCCGGTGGCGCTGTTCGGCGAGTACCTCGTCGACCAGGGCGTCGAGGACCCGCGCCTCGACAAGCTGTTCGCGGAGCTGCTCGACGAGACGGCACGTCCGGACGACGAGGACGGCGCCGGCGACGCGTCGACCGGCCGGACGGAGCCGTCGCGCAGCGCAGGGGGTGGCCGGTGAGACCGCATCGCCTGGAGCTGGAGGGGTTCAGCAGCTTCCGCGACGCCACCACGGTGGACCTGACGGACGCGGAGCTGTTCGTGCTCTCCGGCCCGACGGGTGCCGGCAAGAGCTCGATCATCGACGCGGTCGTGTTCGCGCTCTACGGCAACGTGCCGCGCTACGACGACCGCCGGCTGGTCGCCCCGATCGTCAACCAGAACCGCAACGAGGCGCGCGTGCGGCTGACGTTCACGGTCGCCGAGCGCACCTACCAGGCCACCCGGGTGGTCCGCCGTACCAAGACGGGGGCCACCACCAAGGAGGCGCGGCTCGAGGACGTCACCGACGGCGGCGTCGTCACGCTGGCCGGCAACGCCGACGAGCTGTCGACCGCCATCGGCCGGCTGCTGGGGTTGAGCTTCGAGCAGTTCACCCGGTCCGTCGTGCTGCCGCAGGGCGCGTTCGACCGGTTCCTGTTCGCCAAGCCCTCGGAGCGCGCGGACCTGCTCGTCCAGCTGCTCGACCTCGGCGTGTACGAGGACATCGGCAAGCGGGCGCGGCTGCGCGCGACGCAGGCCGAGGCGCGGGTCGCCGAGCTGCAGCGCCGGCTGGACGGCGAGCTGGCCGAGGCCACGCCCGAGGCCCGCGACGAGGTGGCGGCGCGGCTCGAACGACTCCAGTCGCTGGCGACCCGCTGCGAAGAGCTGCAACCGGAGCTGGACGCGATCGTCGAGGAGGGTCACCGGCGCCGTCGCGATGCGGAGGAGGCGGCGCGCGCCGTGACGACGCTGACCGGGTTGGACCTGCCGCCGGGCACCGCGGAGCTGGGCCATCGGCTGCGCGAGGCGGCCGAGCGCCGCGCCGCGGCCGACGACGCCCTGGCGACGGCCACCGCCGCGGTCGAGGCCGCCGAACGGGAAGCGGACGCCCTGCCGTCAGCCGACGCCGTCGCGGAGTTCGGCCGGCTGGTGGCGGACCTGGCCGCTGCGGACGCACGCACCGCCGAGCTG from the Egicoccus sp. AB-alg2 genome contains:
- a CDS encoding tripartite tricarboxylate transporter permease translates to MTALQNLAFGLSVVFEPGNLLLVLLGVLAGTIIGMLPGLGPITAIALLIPTTFGMEPASALILLAGVYYGAVFGGSTSSILLNAPGISGTVATSFDGYPMARAGKAGKALAIAAIASFVGGTFALLCLALIAPLLGAVAVSFGPAEYFALMVLGLTAVTSLSEGRLTKGLMAATFGVMVSIVGIDQQTGTLRYTFGRPELYEGVDFLVVVLGVFALAEVLRLALQRGENRQQSVGSLRLGRAELREIAPATGRGSVVGFFTGVLPGAGATVGSFLGYGLEKRIAKDRRSFGRGNPRGLAAPEAANNAAAVGSFVPLLTLGVPGSGTTAVLLGALLVVGIQPGPMMFAERPEVFWGVIASMYVGNIVLLILNLPLIPLLARILRTPRPLLLPLIVVFCVIGVYAVSFSTFDLWLLLLFGIIGFLMRANGFPAAPLILGLILGDIMEVSMRRALQISSGDWSVFLTKPISASLLALATVSLVVPPLLARRAARRATRHPVETDREPVP
- a CDS encoding ATP-binding protein, producing MRRHLPLSGQLLLLQISVLLLTLLVGAVAWFHVTRAQLQTDYGERALAIADAVAALPSVAEGVLARDTSTLQPLGEAVRQASGMSFVVITDAQGLRFSHPDPERLGERVSTDPGPALSGRRVVEVETGTLGHSVRGKSPIVADGEVVGIVSVGILMEHVVADFVVEQLPTALLFVAPALALGIAGSLLLARRFKRLTFGLEPREIASLLEHREAMLHGIREGFVGLDPDGRVAVVNDEARRLLQLHDDPVGERPEALLVPGPLRDLLTGRDRADDVAVFAGAQVLVASRMPVSVRGESVGTVVTLRDRTELVELSRELDGVRDVADALRAQAHEFDNHVHTVAGLIELGHHEEALTLLTATAVGHQQLSDRLAGRLHDPSLVALLLAKTAIAAERDVELVLTADSHLGCELADPKPLLTVTGNLIDNAIDACVEAAVADRRVEVTVRERGAELEVVVADHGPGVRAEDLERVFDRGYSTKAAGRDGRGIGLALVRQVVARLGGELAVRNAGGAVFTVSLPVAALTATGTAAATAAAAGVSGRGGSCTEGTSP
- a CDS encoding response regulator; this encodes MIRTLVVDDDFRVARLHVEYVDKLAGFEAVGSALTGAAAIEQVQQLRPDLVLLDVYLPDRSGLEVAKAIRTLPEPQPDLFFVTAARDVQTVRIAIRGGALHYLVKPFTFATFRDKLAQYRDWRAQLPVTAQADQATVDRLLGALRPVPPDPPKGVAGPTLELVVTALRDLDGAASASEIAAESGVSRATARRYLEHLVETGQVERRMRYGTTGRPEHRFRLVADA
- a CDS encoding AbrB family transcriptional regulator, with product MHLLTTILAAVAGAAAFEALKVPAGALVGSMAAVAVVNLTGFEVAHLPGWARFAAFTAIGWIIGQGLDRQVLASLGERVGVIVACVVALLAVGGLLTWLLVHFGIVDPATAFLATSPGGLSQMAALSAAVDADAALVTTLHVVRVVVVVVAAPWVVRLLQPG
- a CDS encoding tripartite tricarboxylate transporter TctB family protein, encoding MDTFRVTDRTIGLVVGVLATVYLVAAWRITAFSLGNVPVQSRAFPLGLGLALLTMSLVLVTRPSAATAADDDEDGDVPATTPAEARPIPHRTDDDRVEVAVLLLGAVAYVVAFVPLGFVVSTILYVVAMAWWFSQARLWVAFVVASVLAVGGQFAFAELLRVRLPGGLLAPLGF
- a CDS encoding tripartite tricarboxylate transporter substrate binding protein; the protein is MHSFFTRARPLAAVAALALAAAACGADAEQAAAGDQAGDDAAAADWAPSEPIDYIAPAGSGGGWDTLARTTGRVLEASDLTDVAFPVQNVEGGGGAVGWANVARKAGDDHTLFVTSPPIILVPLAGESGHDHTDFTPIARLITDYMVFLVPADSDLDSIGELFDRAATEGDSFAIAGGSAPGSMDHIALAGAVDAAGHDARAINYVPFSGGGEAMTAALGGHVDAVVTGAGEALAQIEAGTLRALATSAPAGESPLDGVPSLAEEGIDHGFDIWRGVMGPPDMDPSAVAYYEQLFADMLELDEWAEQRDGLGWIDAYQDGAEFGAFLDEQRAQFETILDDLGLLG
- a CDS encoding exonuclease SbcCD subunit D, coding for MRILHTSDWHVGRTVRGRSRADEHRAVLAEIAGIAHEREVDLILVAGDQFDTAAPSAESEAIVYRALLDLAATGAHVVVLAGNHDNPRRWAAVRPLLELGNVHLADRIVRPDQGGVLDLPTPSGEVARVALIPFLSQRSIVTGDQLMAHDAAQQASTYADRARRIIAALTADFGSGDTVDVVVGHLTVASGEPVLGGGERQAHTIFDYVVPPQAFPSTAHYVALGHLHLPHRIPGPAPTWYCGSPLHLDFGEADRGAKQVLLVEAAPDTPAKVEGIDLTAGRRMRTVRGSVDQVLARGRDLDDDYVRVLLEEAPRPGLADEVRDALPQAVDVSVVRPVDDDAATSADDVPFDADALRQSPVALFGEYLVDQGVEDPRLDKLFAELLDETARPDDEDGAGDASTGRTEPSRSAGGGR